One region of Niallia sp. Man26 genomic DNA includes:
- a CDS encoding site-specific integrase: MAILPDFAHAFLEDLHEAGRSKLTLKQYESDLKKFFSWLEAEQKKTDMDTLKALRKDDIQKYFVYLHNKKLSHATIRRLATVLSRFLKYYQCIAAHDIHKLSHTAPLRSLTNNDFIESEEFTKLIYTMKLRYSEATGKKAARNFLVERNAAIASLIRAFGLTPTEVYAITMEQMNLSQGELSIPFGTTMKKFAVENQIMEDIRTYFYSIPKLFRPKYHSKDPLFVAFNNVSLSFQYDYDRQKPKALSVRAIQEMIKDEVKRAGLRKISAVTLRNTAILEEIQQGKSDEYIMERFSLTSEAALRRYKQYLLAMDEEVSSK; this comes from the coding sequence ATGGCTATATTACCCGATTTTGCTCATGCTTTCCTAGAGGATTTGCACGAAGCCGGACGCTCTAAATTGACGCTAAAACAATACGAATCAGACTTGAAGAAGTTTTTTTCTTGGCTTGAAGCAGAACAGAAAAAAACGGATATGGATACGTTAAAGGCATTAAGAAAAGACGATATTCAAAAATACTTCGTCTACCTGCATAATAAAAAACTTTCCCATGCGACGATTCGCCGGTTAGCGACAGTGCTGAGCCGTTTCCTGAAATATTATCAATGTATTGCAGCCCATGATATTCATAAATTATCACACACAGCACCGCTCCGTTCCTTAACAAACAATGATTTTATTGAGAGTGAGGAGTTCACTAAACTGATCTATACTATGAAACTTCGATACTCGGAAGCAACAGGAAAAAAAGCAGCACGAAATTTTTTAGTGGAGCGTAATGCTGCCATTGCATCCCTTATCAGAGCATTCGGGTTAACACCGACAGAAGTGTATGCCATAACGATGGAGCAAATGAATCTTTCGCAAGGAGAGCTTTCGATACCTTTTGGGACAACGATGAAAAAGTTTGCTGTTGAAAATCAGATTATGGAAGATATCAGGACATATTTTTATTCTATTCCGAAGCTGTTTCGCCCGAAATATCACTCTAAGGATCCGCTTTTCGTTGCTTTTAATAATGTGTCTCTATCCTTTCAATATGATTATGACAGACAGAAGCCAAAAGCTTTATCCGTTCGTGCCATCCAGGAAATGATAAAGGATGAAGTCAAGCGGGCAGGCTTGCGAAAAATATCAGCAGTGACCTTACGGAATACAGCAATTTTAGAGGAAATTCAGCAAGGCAAATCTGATGAATATATTATGGAACGCTTCTCTCTTACAAGTGAAGCAGCATTGAGAAGATATAAACAATACTTGCTTGCGATGGATGAAGAAGTCTCCTCCAAGTAA
- a CDS encoding LacI family DNA-binding transcriptional regulator, translated as MAGIKDIAKEAGVSISTVSYALNGSPKVTAETRSRILAIADRLGYVPNAAARMLKVKQTKIIGVFLADYGGYFYGPLLRGMREALNEKGYELIACSGVQSHRLLLEKVIDGGIILDQAFTDEELLNYADKSYKIVVLDRELNHENIKGVLLDNKAGARIAVRKLLHHKVNKLYAVTGPAGSYDSKKRLEGVREELLSFPNVELIEIQGNFLKDSGEEAARQIFADCREPIAIFCLNDEMAVGIYNYLQDKEYKIGKDVFLVGFDNIELAQYMVPRLSTISYSSYEWGCIAANNLLKLLSNEAVENEQIEVTITVGGSS; from the coding sequence TTGGCAGGAATTAAGGATATCGCAAAAGAGGCAGGTGTATCGATTTCAACCGTTTCGTATGCGCTTAATGGGAGCCCAAAAGTAACGGCAGAGACACGAAGCCGGATATTGGCAATTGCTGATCGGTTAGGATATGTTCCTAATGCTGCGGCAAGAATGCTAAAGGTGAAGCAAACAAAGATAATCGGTGTCTTCTTGGCTGATTATGGAGGATATTTCTATGGTCCGCTGCTTCGGGGGATGCGTGAGGCTTTAAATGAGAAGGGGTATGAATTAATTGCGTGCTCTGGTGTTCAATCTCATCGCCTTTTACTCGAAAAGGTTATAGATGGCGGTATTATTTTAGATCAGGCATTTACTGACGAAGAGCTGCTTAATTATGCTGACAAAAGCTATAAAATCGTAGTGCTCGACAGGGAGCTTAATCATGAAAATATTAAAGGAGTGCTTTTGGATAATAAAGCTGGTGCAAGAATAGCTGTAAGGAAGCTTCTTCATCATAAGGTGAACAAGCTGTATGCAGTTACAGGTCCTGCTGGTTCTTATGATTCCAAAAAACGGCTGGAAGGTGTCAGGGAGGAATTACTTTCGTTCCCAAATGTGGAGCTGATTGAAATACAAGGTAATTTCCTAAAAGATTCTGGCGAAGAGGCAGCAAGACAAATTTTTGCAGACTGCAGGGAGCCGATTGCAATATTTTGCTTAAATGATGAAATGGCTGTTGGGATTTATAATTATCTTCAGGATAAGGAATATAAAATAGGCAAAGATGTGTTCCTTGTAGGTTTTGATAATATTGAATTAGCACAATATATGGTGCCAAGATTAAGCACCATCAGCTATTCCAGCTATGAATGGGGTTGTATCGCTGCTAATAATTTATTAAAGCTGCTATCAAACGAAGCAGTTGAAAATGAACAAATTGAGGTTACGATAACGGTTGGCGGTTCTTCGTAA
- a CDS encoding sugar phosphate isomerase/epimerase translates to MKMPIALQLWSVKEEAEQDFFGTLEKVASMGYDGVEFAGYYGKSAQEIKAKLKELGLKIAGSHISMEDILQNTDKVIEFEQELGNKYIVCPWANFPTIEEWNDFAEKMQKTGVKIAAAGLSLLYHNHNHEFARNDDEFILDRLFKAVPAGYLNAELDTYWLEYAGINAIDYLDKWKDRTPLIHVKDLDASKRESTEVGNGSLNIKGIVEKAYENGTEWLIVEQEAFTQPPLASVEIGLQNLQTIVASL, encoded by the coding sequence ATGAAAATGCCAATCGCATTGCAGTTATGGAGTGTAAAAGAGGAGGCTGAGCAAGACTTTTTCGGGACGTTGGAAAAGGTAGCAAGCATGGGCTATGACGGTGTGGAATTTGCAGGTTATTACGGGAAAAGTGCACAAGAAATAAAAGCAAAATTAAAGGAGCTAGGGTTGAAAATTGCCGGTTCTCATATCAGCATGGAGGATATTTTGCAAAACACAGACAAGGTAATAGAATTTGAGCAAGAGCTTGGAAATAAATATATTGTGTGTCCTTGGGCAAACTTTCCTACAATCGAGGAGTGGAATGATTTTGCAGAAAAGATGCAGAAAACAGGTGTTAAGATTGCAGCTGCAGGATTATCCCTTTTATATCATAATCATAACCATGAATTTGCCCGCAATGATGATGAATTTATTCTTGATAGGCTGTTTAAGGCAGTGCCAGCCGGCTATTTAAATGCAGAGCTTGACACATACTGGCTAGAATACGCAGGGATTAATGCTATTGACTATTTGGACAAATGGAAGGATAGAACTCCGCTAATCCATGTGAAGGACTTGGATGCTAGTAAACGGGAAAGTACAGAAGTCGGCAATGGCAGTTTAAATATAAAGGGTATTGTTGAAAAAGCTTACGAGAATGGTACAGAGTGGCTGATCGTTGAACAAGAAGCATTTACTCAGCCACCATTAGCGAGTGTCGAAATCGGTTTGCAAAATTTACAAACAATAGTAGCAAGTTTATAG
- a CDS encoding stage II sporulation protein P codes for MHISKLKYYFQYIYTTVLGVILVFILISGATTSLVSQKFSSDYIREALDKVDATNLYSQLFNFENHYFPKEGSAISLSNLFFQVATNISLDDTRTLLGRELPQLSFYHTKIIVAEEGTTIAQLPYESTPSDEILKNPKEADEEKITEDTPKSEDNNSNQTSSEKRVLIYQTHNLESYLPLLKNAKDPDDAISADERVNVVSLGTKLTSLLQNEGIGVQHDKTNMNQRLLDRKWKYTASYNASSEIVETAMAENKDLTYLIDIHRDSLRKDKTTATINGKSYAKIVFVVGEGYEGYEKNQAFAKKMHEELAAKYPGISRGVFGKSQDSGNGIYNQNYSDKAILLEVGGVDNNQEELNRTIEAFADVFSEIYWEENGATEQ; via the coding sequence ATGCATATATCAAAATTAAAATACTATTTCCAATACATTTACACTACTGTTTTAGGAGTCATCCTTGTTTTTATCTTAATTTCTGGTGCAACGACTTCACTAGTTTCACAAAAATTCTCCTCTGATTATATAAGAGAGGCCCTCGACAAGGTCGATGCCACCAATTTATACTCCCAGCTCTTTAACTTTGAAAATCACTATTTTCCAAAGGAAGGAAGCGCTATTTCCTTATCAAACCTATTCTTTCAGGTTGCCACAAATATCAGCCTTGATGATACAAGAACACTATTAGGACGAGAGCTGCCCCAGCTAAGCTTTTATCATACAAAAATCATTGTTGCTGAAGAAGGGACAACCATCGCCCAATTGCCGTATGAATCAACACCTTCTGATGAAATACTAAAAAATCCGAAGGAAGCAGACGAAGAAAAAATTACCGAAGATACCCCAAAATCAGAAGACAACAATTCAAATCAAACTTCCTCAGAAAAACGGGTTCTTATCTATCAAACACATAATTTAGAATCTTATTTGCCGCTGTTGAAGAATGCTAAAGACCCAGATGATGCAATCAGTGCGGATGAACGGGTTAATGTAGTCAGTCTTGGTACTAAATTAACTAGCCTTCTGCAAAACGAAGGGATAGGGGTTCAGCATGATAAAACAAATATGAATCAAAGACTGTTAGACCGGAAGTGGAAGTATACTGCTTCTTATAATGCTTCAAGTGAAATTGTAGAAACAGCCATGGCAGAAAACAAAGATCTTACGTATTTAATTGATATACACAGAGATTCATTGCGGAAAGATAAAACAACTGCTACTATTAATGGCAAGTCATATGCAAAGATAGTTTTTGTTGTCGGTGAAGGTTATGAAGGCTATGAAAAAAACCAGGCTTTTGCCAAAAAAATGCATGAAGAACTTGCTGCTAAGTATCCTGGTATCAGCAGAGGCGTATTTGGAAAAAGTCAGGATTCAGGCAATGGTATATACAATCAAAACTACTCAGATAAAGCTATCCTTCTTGAAGTAGGCGGTGTCGACAATAACCAAGAAGAACTGAATAGGACAATCGAAGCTTTTGCCGACGTCTTCTCCGAAATATATTGGGAAGAAAACGGTGCAACAGAACAGTAA
- a CDS encoding aspartyl-phosphate phosphatase Spo0E family protein has translation MLKERDCKEEKLNKLLIKINHLRCELLLIASQEGLESLAVLNISQELDVYIVKYQQVLSSIKINK, from the coding sequence TTGCTGAAGGAAAGGGATTGCAAAGAGGAAAAGCTTAATAAGTTGCTTATTAAAATCAATCATCTTCGCTGTGAGTTGTTGCTAATTGCGTCACAGGAAGGTTTAGAGAGTCTTGCTGTTTTGAATATCAGCCAAGAACTTGATGTGTATATCGTCAAATACCAGCAAGTTCTCAGCAGCATAAAAATAAACAAGTAA
- a CDS encoding aminotransferase class V-fold PLP-dependent enzyme: MIRAKIGESTYVIGTELESHFSSFKKHIIGDDFAYPTVYGTQKLLYADWTASGRLYRKIEDNLVDIIGPYVANTHTESNITGTYITNAYHEAKSIIKNHVHANDDDILIFDGFGMTGVINKFQRLIGIKHMDKRTLTIKERPIVFVTHMEHHSNYLSWLETAAEVITIRPDANGDVDYSHLEELLLLHKQRHMKIGAFTACSNVTGRKTDYHQLAKLMHQYGGICLVDFSASAPYETMNMHPEDKEAFLDVICFSPHKFLGGPGTSGVLIMNKKLIHAKIPDHPGGGTVDFTNGWGDVLYKKDLEEREDGGTPGFLQAIRTALAIQLKEEMNVQKMQQREQELVALTMTELSKIPGITILDGENKNRHGIISVICEGLHFDLGAKLLNDRFGIQVRGGCSCAGPYGHYLLGMSKAQSKQISAEIQKGIFTNKPGWIRISLHPTMTNKEVYSIIHAFKKIIMYKEEWQKDYCYMPRSNEYVCALRSNDNHTDIFKSSLK, translated from the coding sequence TTGATAAGAGCTAAAATTGGAGAATCGACATATGTGATTGGGACGGAGCTAGAATCACACTTTAGCTCATTCAAGAAACATATTATCGGAGATGATTTTGCCTACCCTACTGTTTATGGTACCCAAAAATTATTATATGCTGATTGGACAGCGAGCGGAAGATTGTATCGGAAAATTGAAGATAACCTTGTTGACATAATTGGTCCTTATGTAGCAAATACACATACAGAGTCCAACATAACTGGCACCTATATAACAAATGCCTACCATGAGGCAAAAAGCATCATTAAAAATCACGTGCATGCAAATGATGATGACATTCTAATCTTTGATGGTTTTGGCATGACAGGTGTTATCAATAAATTTCAAAGATTAATCGGCATTAAACATATGGACAAACGAACGCTGACTATTAAGGAAAGACCAATTGTTTTTGTAACACATATGGAGCATCACTCCAATTATCTGTCGTGGCTTGAAACTGCGGCAGAAGTAATCACAATCCGGCCAGATGCCAATGGCGATGTGGATTACAGTCACTTAGAGGAGCTGCTTCTATTGCATAAGCAAAGGCATATGAAAATAGGAGCGTTTACTGCTTGCTCCAATGTAACGGGCAGAAAAACTGATTATCATCAGCTAGCAAAACTAATGCATCAATATGGCGGGATTTGTCTTGTTGATTTTTCTGCATCCGCCCCATATGAAACCATGAATATGCATCCCGAGGATAAGGAAGCATTCCTAGATGTCATCTGCTTTTCGCCTCATAAGTTCTTAGGTGGACCAGGTACAAGCGGCGTTCTTATAATGAATAAAAAGCTCATTCATGCAAAAATTCCTGATCATCCAGGTGGAGGAACAGTTGACTTTACGAACGGATGGGGAGACGTTCTTTATAAAAAGGATTTGGAAGAGCGGGAAGACGGCGGAACACCAGGCTTTCTTCAAGCAATTAGGACTGCTCTCGCTATTCAGTTAAAGGAAGAAATGAATGTCCAGAAAATGCAGCAGCGTGAACAGGAGCTTGTCGCTTTGACAATGACAGAATTAAGTAAAATACCAGGAATAACGATACTGGACGGTGAAAATAAAAACCGCCATGGTATTATTTCCGTAATTTGTGAAGGGCTGCATTTTGATCTTGGAGCAAAGCTTTTGAATGACCGATTCGGCATTCAAGTAAGAGGCGGCTGCTCATGTGCCGGCCCATACGGTCACTATTTGCTTGGTATGAGTAAAGCGCAATCTAAGCAAATAAGTGCAGAGATTCAAAAGGGCATCTTCACAAATAAACCAGGGTGGATAAGAATCTCGCTTCACCCGACAATGACCAATAAGGAAGTTTATTCTATTATCCATGCTTTTAAAAAGATAATCATGTATAAAGAAGAATGGCAGAAGGATTACTGCTATATGCCTCGAAGCAATGAATATGTTTGTGCATTACGAAGTAATGATAATCATACGGATATTTTTAAATCCTCCTTAAAATAG
- the bglX gene encoding beta-glucosidase BglX, with product MVELNLKSIIHNMTLEEKVAQLIQLAGNFYYGLAGEITGPFEEMNISGFVVKNSGSVLGVSGAETVRKIQEEHLKNNRHGIPLLFMSDIVHGYKTIFPIPLAIGCSWDMELAEKSAAVAASEAAVAGVHVTFAPMVDLVRDPRWGRVLESTGEDSFLNSAFAKAFVRGFQGSNLAEDYSKVAACVKHFAAYGASEGGRDYNTVNMSERQMRESYLPAYKAALDEGCEMVMTSFNTVDGIPASGNKWLMREILREEWGFNGVLISDWGAVKELIPHGVADDEAEAARMAITAGVDIEMMTPCYISSLQSLIETGKVEEALLDEAVMRILKLKDKLGLFQNPYRAADAAKEQEVILSKSNREVARKLAEKSCVLLKNENVLPLDKQQKIALIGPFAQSSDILGAWSWKGEIEKTVNLHEALKTMTENLSVAQGCNVETITEEQVAEAIEAATAADILILAVGENASMSGEACSRGDITLPEAQLQLIKQMKTLNKPIAVILFNGRPLDLHGVLDEADAVLDAWYPGTEGAAAIANILYGKVNPSGKLAMSFPYSAGQIPVYYNAYNTGRPYDGVSRDHYVSKYLDIPNKPLLPFGFGLSYTNFTYTNLRLSSDKMSADKPVQVTLTITNTGEYSGEEIVQLYIRDLSGEVVRPVKELKDFQRVTLNSKETKDIQFQITEEQLRYYHSDMSFTSDAGLFELYVGSSSEDVLSGRFALITKES from the coding sequence ATGGTTGAGCTCAATCTGAAGTCAATAATTCATAACATGACATTAGAAGAAAAGGTCGCACAATTAATCCAGCTCGCCGGAAATTTTTATTACGGCTTGGCAGGTGAAATAACTGGTCCATTTGAAGAGATGAACATCAGCGGCTTTGTTGTTAAAAACAGCGGTTCTGTTTTAGGTGTTTCTGGAGCAGAAACGGTGCGAAAAATACAAGAGGAGCATTTAAAAAACAATCGTCATGGAATTCCACTCCTATTCATGTCAGACATCGTTCATGGCTATAAAACAATCTTTCCGATTCCTTTAGCGATTGGCTGTTCTTGGGATATGGAGCTGGCAGAAAAAAGTGCAGCGGTCGCGGCTAGTGAAGCAGCAGTTGCTGGTGTACATGTCACCTTTGCACCAATGGTTGACCTCGTCCGTGATCCGAGATGGGGCCGAGTGCTTGAATCGACAGGGGAAGACTCTTTTTTAAACAGTGCTTTTGCCAAAGCATTTGTGAGAGGCTTTCAAGGCAGTAATCTGGCGGAAGATTACAGCAAAGTGGCTGCATGTGTGAAGCATTTTGCTGCCTATGGTGCCTCAGAAGGAGGCCGTGACTATAACACTGTCAACATGTCTGAACGCCAAATGCGAGAATCCTATCTGCCTGCCTATAAAGCAGCACTAGATGAAGGCTGTGAAATGGTCATGACATCCTTTAACACCGTTGATGGGATTCCAGCTAGCGGCAACAAGTGGCTCATGCGAGAAATTCTTCGCGAGGAATGGGGTTTTAATGGTGTGTTGATATCAGATTGGGGCGCAGTCAAAGAGTTAATTCCCCACGGAGTCGCTGATGACGAAGCAGAAGCAGCCCGTATGGCAATCACTGCTGGTGTTGATATTGAAATGATGACCCCTTGCTATATCAGCAGCCTGCAAAGTCTGATAGAAACAGGGAAAGTGGAAGAGGCATTATTAGACGAGGCAGTGATGCGCATTCTAAAGCTGAAAGATAAGCTCGGGTTATTCCAAAATCCTTACAGAGCTGCAGATGCTGCAAAGGAACAAGAAGTGATCCTTTCTAAGAGCAATCGAGAAGTTGCCCGTAAACTGGCAGAGAAATCATGTGTTCTTTTAAAAAATGAGAACGTGTTGCCCTTGGACAAACAGCAGAAAATCGCCCTCATTGGTCCTTTCGCACAATCATCGGACATCTTAGGAGCATGGTCTTGGAAAGGAGAAATCGAAAAGACAGTAAACCTCCATGAAGCACTAAAAACAATGACAGAAAATCTGTCCGTCGCACAAGGTTGTAATGTTGAAACTATAACAGAAGAACAAGTTGCTGAGGCAATAGAAGCAGCGACGGCCGCGGATATACTAATTCTTGCAGTCGGCGAAAATGCTTCCATGAGCGGTGAAGCCTGCAGCCGTGGTGATATCACTTTACCGGAGGCGCAGCTGCAGCTAATTAAACAGATGAAAACATTAAATAAACCAATAGCTGTCATCCTGTTCAACGGCCGTCCCCTTGATTTACACGGTGTCCTAGATGAAGCTGATGCTGTGCTCGATGCATGGTATCCTGGAACAGAAGGAGCCGCTGCAATAGCTAATATTCTATATGGAAAAGTGAACCCTTCAGGAAAACTGGCTATGTCTTTTCCCTATTCAGCAGGGCAAATTCCAGTTTACTATAATGCTTATAATACAGGCCGTCCCTATGACGGAGTAAGCCGTGATCATTATGTATCCAAATATTTAGATATTCCAAATAAGCCGCTGCTCCCATTTGGCTTTGGCTTAAGCTATACAAACTTCACATACACTAATCTGCGATTGTCCTCCGATAAGATGAGCGCAGATAAACCCGTTCAAGTCACACTAACCATTACAAATACCGGAGAATACTCCGGAGAAGAAATTGTTCAGCTCTATATTCGTGATTTGTCAGGCGAAGTAGTCCGTCCCGTCAAAGAACTAAAAGACTTCCAAAGAGTAACCTTAAACTCAAAGGAAACAAAGGACATCCAATTTCAAATTACAGAAGAACAGCTGCGCTACTACCATTCTGATATGAGCTTTACTAGTGATGCAGGCTTGTTTGAATTGTATGTGGGCAGCAGCAGTGAGGATGTATTGTCTGGGAGATTTGCGTTGATAACAAAAGAAAGTTAA
- the thiT gene encoding energy-coupled thiamine transporter ThiT, with translation MKKMGLVVLIEIAIFAAFALVLDLLPSIHLGASGSISIAMVPIFIIAFRWGFKASVAAGFLWGLLQIVTGDLQALAFWQVILEYFLAFACIGLAGLFMPAIQNKLKNGEKGAASLLMVAGILFGSFVRYFWHFLAGVTIWAQYAPKGQSAFAYSLFYNGVPFIGASILCAIVVVILLGAAPRLVLNRPAGRTGYHAGNTEAK, from the coding sequence ATGAAAAAAATGGGGTTAGTTGTTTTAATTGAAATCGCCATCTTCGCAGCCTTTGCACTAGTACTGGATTTGCTGCCATCGATACATCTTGGCGCAAGCGGCTCTATTTCCATCGCAATGGTGCCAATCTTTATCATTGCTTTCCGCTGGGGTTTTAAAGCAAGCGTTGCAGCCGGCTTTTTATGGGGGCTGCTGCAAATCGTCACAGGAGATTTACAAGCACTGGCTTTTTGGCAAGTTATTCTTGAGTACTTCCTTGCCTTTGCCTGCATCGGGCTTGCCGGGCTGTTCATGCCAGCTATTCAAAATAAATTAAAAAATGGTGAAAAAGGCGCCGCGTCACTATTAATGGTTGCCGGCATCCTTTTTGGAAGCTTTGTCCGTTATTTTTGGCACTTTCTTGCTGGCGTAACAATCTGGGCTCAATACGCACCAAAAGGTCAGTCAGCCTTTGCCTATTCACTCTTTTACAATGGAGTTCCATTCATCGGTGCATCCATACTATGTGCCATTGTCGTTGTTATTCTGCTTGGAGCAGCACCGCGATTAGTGCTCAATCGTCCTGCTGGGCGCACAGGGTATCATGCCGGAAATACAGAAGCTAAATAG